TCGATCTCGACGCAGGTCGAGGGCAGCGTGACGGGCTCGTTCAACGAGTCGCCGCAGAAGTTCCTCGACCGCATGGCCGGCACCTTCGGCTTTGCGTGGTACTACGACGGCGCCGTGCTGCGCGTGACCAGCGCCAACGAAGCGCAGAGCGCCACCATTGCGCTGAACCGCGCCTCGACCGCGCAGGTCAAGCGCGCACTGACGCGCATGGGCATCGCCGACCCGCGCTTCCCGATCCAGTATGACGAGGACTCCGGCAGCATCGTCGTTTCCGGCCCGCCGCGCCTGGTCGAGCTGGTGCGCGACCTCGCCCAGGTGATCGACCGAGGCCGCGAAGATGCCAACCGCACCGTGGTGCGCGCCTTCCCGCTGCGCTATGCATGGGCGACCGACCACCGGGTCACGGTCAACGGGCAGTCCGTCAACATCCGCGGCGTGGCGTCCATCCTGAACAGCATGTACGGCGGCGACGGGGCGTCCGACAACCCCACCGTGCCGCGCATGCAGGATCGTCGCCTGGACAGCGTCGCGCCGGGCGAAGCCAACGCCGGCCGCGGCGGCACACGCGCGCTGTCGAGCGTGGGCGGCAAGTCGCCGCTGCCGCCGGGCGGGGTGGGCCAGTACGCGGGCAACAACACCCCGTATGCGCCGCCGCCTTCGGGCGACACCCGCCTGCGCGCCGATGAGCTGGACGACCGCAGCGGCACCCCCATCATCCGCGCCGATCCGCGCAGCAACTCGGTGCTGGTGCGCGACCGCGCCGACCGCATGGCGGCGCACCAGTCGCTGATCGAATCGCTGGACAGCCGCCCGGCCGTGCTGGAGATCAGCGCCAGCATCATCGACATCACCGAGACCGCGCTGGAACAGCTGGGCGTGGACTGGCGCCTGCACAACAGCCGCTTCGACCTGCAGACCGGCAACGGCGCCAACACCATGCTCAACAACCCCGGCTCGCTCGATTCGGTGGCCACCACCGCCGGCGCCGCGGCCGCCATCGCCGCCACGCCGGCGGGCGGGGTGCTGAGCGCGGTGATCGGCGGCGGCTCGCGCTACCTGATGGCGCGCATCAGCGCCCTGCAGCAGACCAACCAGGCACGCGTCACCGCCAGCCCGAAGGTAGCCACGCTGGACAACACCGAGGCCGTGATGGACAACCGGCAGAACTTCTACGTGCCCGTCGCCGGCTACCAGTCGGCCGATCTGTACGCGATCTCGGCGGGCGTGTCGCTGCGCGTGCTGCCGATGGTGGTGATGGACGGCGGCACCGTGCGCATCCGCATGAACGTCCACATCGAGGATGGCCAGATCACCAGCCAGCAGGTCGGCAACCTGCCCGTCACCAGCCAGAGCGAGATCGACACGCAGGCGCTGATCAACGAGGGCGAGAGCCTGCTGATCGCCGGCTACTCGGTGGACCAGCAGGCCAAGACGGTGGACGCGGTGCCCGGGCTGTCGAAGATCCCGCTGGTGGGCGCACTGTTCCGCACCGACCAGACCACGGGGCAGCGGTTCCAGCGGATGTTCCTGGTGACGCCGCGGGTGATTACGCCGTAGCGCGTCGCTGCTCCGGGCCAGACCGGGAAACAGAAGAAGCCTCCGTGGCGGCACGGAGGCTTTTTCATTGTCGGGCGCCGGAGGGTGGGCCACAGCACGCATCATGGAGATGCGCCTCTCTCAGCGCTGGCCCGATGATTCGGCCATCGGTGCCTTGCCTTGCTTCTTCGCCTGCGCTTGCGCTTTGTCCCAGAGCTCCTGAACGATCGGTGTCAACGTCTCGGCGACACGCATCGCTTTCTGCTGCGGGCTGAGAAGGTCGTGCCGATCCATGAGGCCCTTCACCTGGATGACGCGTGGATCCGTTGCGATCCGGGCGGCCAGCGCTGCAAGCTGTTTCTGCAGCGCCGGGTTACCGGTCCGCTTGCTATAGGCCGTTTCGCTGATCTGCTGGACCAGTTGCCGCCCCGCTGGGGCAGCCAGCAGGTCGCCCAACCGACGCTGAACCTCACTGGGCATCGGTGCCAAGGCCCGCGCGTTTTCCCACAGCGGCCGGACGAGGGCCGCCAGCTTGGCAGCGACCTCGTGCGATGGATTGCTGCGCGGGTACTGCCTGGCCTGCTCGCGCAATGCCTTGATTTCCGGATCCCTGGCGATCTGGTTGGCCAATTGGGGCAGCATATTTTGGATCGCCGTCGTCCCTCGTACACCGTAGGCGCCCTCGCCAATCGCCTTGACGAGGTTTCGCCCATCGTGGGCCTGGAGCAGGCCGGCAAGTTCCTGCTGCAGGACCGTCGGCAGTGAGCGCGCAGCATCGCGCAGATCGCGAAACTCTTCGTGGCTCGTCGCGAGGTTGAAGGCCTTGCCCAGTGCGCTCTGCATCAGCGGTGAGTCATTGTTGACGGGGGTCGGCGGCGCTTCTTTCGCGTTTCGCCGGAGATCATCCAGGCGATCGCCCCCGCGCTTGATGTGAAATGCCACCGACATGATCTGGCCTGCGTTCATTGCCGGATTCGTATCGAAGATGGCATCGTCCATTTCATCGCGCTTGCGTTCCATGTCGTTTTTCAGAAGCCGCGCCCGCGGATCATGCTTGAGGCGCGCATCGCGCACGTCGTCCTTCAGGTGCGTCGGCAAGACGACAGTCAGCCCGGCACGGGGAAACTGGACCGAGCGCGGCAGGTCTTCCACCGTGAGGCTTGTGCAGCCGGACAGGTCCAGCGTGCGCAGGTTCGGCAGGGTCCCGATCGATTGCGGCAGTGTACGCAGCCGCGGGCAGTCCGAGAGGTCGATCGTTTGCACGTTCTGGAGCCGGCTGACGGAATCTTCAGGCAACGCTTGCAGCCGTGCATTCTTGGTGAGCGTCAGGTTTGTGAGGCGCGACAGGTTACCAACGCTGGCAGGCAGTTCGAGCAATTTCGTGTTCGAGAGCGTCAGCTGCGTGAGGTGCTTGCGCAGCGCGGCAAAATCTGCCGGAAGCGACGCAATTAAGGCGTTTTCCACCCTGAGCCTCTTCAGCCCGGATGCCCCGCTCAACGAAGGCAGTTCGCGCATGCGACCACCGCTGAGCGTGAGCTCTTCCAGGTGAGGCAACTGCTTGAGCGAGGCGGGCAAGGTTTCGAGCTTGTTGTTGTTCTGCAGCGATAGGGTCTTCAGCGCCTGCAGGTTCCCGAAGCTGGCGGGCAGTTCGCGCACCTGCGTATTCGACAGCGACAGGTGGGCCAGGTTGACGAGCGCACCGAAATCGGCGGGCAGATTCTCCAGCGCCGCCTCGTCCACCGTGAGTGTTTGTAGAGACGATGTGCCGCTCATCGACGGCAGCCCGCGGATGCTGTTGCCTGTGAGTGTCAGCTCCTGCAGGCCGGACAATTGCCCGAATGACTTGGGCAGGCTTTCCAGCTTGGGATTGTCCTGCAACGACAGGGTCTTCAGCGCGGACAGGTTACCGAAGCTGGAAGGCAGTTCGTGCAACTTCGTGTTCGACAGCGAGAGGTTGACTAGTTGGGGGAGGGCGGTGAATCCGGTCGGGAGCTTTTCGA
The nucleotide sequence above comes from Ralstonia solanacearum K60. Encoded proteins:
- the sctC gene encoding type III secretion system outer membrane ring subunit SctC, translating into MAAALLLWTAGTVCAAPIPWQSQKFEYVADRKDVKEVLRDLGASQHVMTSISTQVEGSVTGSFNESPQKFLDRMAGTFGFAWYYDGAVLRVTSANEAQSATIALNRASTAQVKRALTRMGIADPRFPIQYDEDSGSIVVSGPPRLVELVRDLAQVIDRGREDANRTVVRAFPLRYAWATDHRVTVNGQSVNIRGVASILNSMYGGDGASDNPTVPRMQDRRLDSVAPGEANAGRGGTRALSSVGGKSPLPPGGVGQYAGNNTPYAPPPSGDTRLRADELDDRSGTPIIRADPRSNSVLVRDRADRMAAHQSLIESLDSRPAVLEISASIIDITETALEQLGVDWRLHNSRFDLQTGNGANTMLNNPGSLDSVATTAGAAAAIAATPAGGVLSAVIGGGSRYLMARISALQQTNQARVTASPKVATLDNTEAVMDNRQNFYVPVAGYQSADLYAISAGVSLRVLPMVVMDGGTVRIRMNVHIEDGQITSQQVGNLPVTSQSEIDTQALINEGESLLIAGYSVDQQAKTVDAVPGLSKIPLVGALFRTDQTTGQRFQRMFLVTPRVITP
- a CDS encoding leucine-rich repeat domain-containing protein — translated: MPIIPRFLNPFHRPSRTSSSEPQSGAQTPPNASPLPGGRARTPRARGELGRDLHPRGTRANEAAGRSPGPSTPPRIRASASRTAPSTPQHPHATGGTLSGQNSPLHNHEVRYVKEVVDHTGLSDWRTQMFSRYRKHSRQLGLANSFEQVRVYSRLKQAVDNLKSALRMRSDSIQLNLLPIPALPDIAFDIAHLKKLATEDCDLLELQPEIENLFLLETLSLKGAKNLKALPDAVGRLPALSELTLRETGIKTLPPMGGASALQRLTIDDSPLEKLPTGFTALPQLVNLSLSNTKLHELPSSFGNLSALKTLSLQDNPKLESLPKSFGQLSGLQELTLTGNSIRGLPSMSGTSSLQTLTVDEAALENLPADFGALVNLAHLSLSNTQVRELPASFGNLQALKTLSLQNNNKLETLPASLKQLPHLEELTLSGGRMRELPSLSGASGLKRLRVENALIASLPADFAALRKHLTQLTLSNTKLLELPASVGNLSRLTNLTLTKNARLQALPEDSVSRLQNVQTIDLSDCPRLRTLPQSIGTLPNLRTLDLSGCTSLTVEDLPRSVQFPRAGLTVVLPTHLKDDVRDARLKHDPRARLLKNDMERKRDEMDDAIFDTNPAMNAGQIMSVAFHIKRGGDRLDDLRRNAKEAPPTPVNNDSPLMQSALGKAFNLATSHEEFRDLRDAARSLPTVLQQELAGLLQAHDGRNLVKAIGEGAYGVRGTTAIQNMLPQLANQIARDPEIKALREQARQYPRSNPSHEVAAKLAALVRPLWENARALAPMPSEVQRRLGDLLAAPAGRQLVQQISETAYSKRTGNPALQKQLAALAARIATDPRVIQVKGLMDRHDLLSPQQKAMRVAETLTPIVQELWDKAQAQAKKQGKAPMAESSGQR